In Antechinus flavipes isolate AdamAnt ecotype Samford, QLD, Australia chromosome 3, AdamAnt_v2, whole genome shotgun sequence, a genomic segment contains:
- the PTGIR gene encoding prostacyclin receptor has product MPEQCKNLTYVQGNGGPVTSTLMFLAGVVGNGLALGILAARRRVLRARSSAFAVLVTGLAGTDLLGTCFLSPAVFVAYARNSSLVGLARGPGLCHCFAFAMTFFGLASTLILGAMAVERCLALSHPYRYAQLNSCRYAKRALPAIYAFCALFCSLPFLGLGRHQQYCPGSWCFIQMRSDEAAVRAFSLAYAALVALLVGAIVLCNGSVTLSLWRMYREQRRRRGSLAPGRAGPGPRDGEDELDHLILLALTTGILAICSLPLTIRGFRQAFKPDLRDGGDLTAFRFSAFNPILDPWVFILFRKAVFRRLQQVLCSLCQAPPRGPAAVKVHNFPFPDTTQG; this is encoded by the exons TGCAAGAACCTCACCTACGTCCAGGGCAACGGGGGGCCGGTGACCAGCACGCTGATGTTTCTGGCCGGGGTGGTGGGCAACGGGCTGGCCCTGGGCATCCTGGCGGCGCGGCGGCGGGTGCTGCGGGCGCGCTCCTCGGCCTTCGCCGTGCTGGTCACGGGCCTGGCGGGCACCGACCTGCTGGGCACATGCTTCCTGAGCCCCGCCGTCTTCGTGGCGTACGCCCGGAACAGCTCGCTGGTGGGGCTGGCCCGCGGCCCGGGGCTGTGCCACTGCTTCGCCTTCGCCATGACCTTCTTCGGCCTGGCCTCCACGCTGATCCTGGGGGCCATGGCGGTGGAGCGCTGCCTGGCGCTCAGCCACCCCTACCGCTACGCCCAGCTCAACAGCTGCCGCTACGCCAAGCGGGCGCTGCCCGCCATCTACGCCTTCTGCGCGCTCTTCTGCTCGCTGCCCTTCCTGGGCCTGGGCCGCCACCAGCAGTACTGCCCCGGCAGCTGGTGCTTCATCCAGATGCGCTCGGACGAGGCGGCCGTGCGCGCCTTCTCGCTGGCCTACGCCGCGCTGGTGGCGCTGCTGGTGGGGGCCATCGTGCTGTGCAACGGCTCCGTCACCCTGAGCCTGTGGCGGATGTACCGggagcagcggcggcggcggggcTCCCTGgcgccgggccgggccgggcccgGGCCGCGCGACGGCGAGGACGAGCTGGACCACCTGATCCTGCTGGCCCTCACCACGGGCATCCTGGCCATCTGCTCGCTGCCCCTGACG attcGTGGCTTCAGACAGGctttcaaacctgacctcagggACGGGGGCGACCTCACTGCTTTCCGATTCAGTGCCTTCAACCCCATCCTGGACCCCTGGGTGTTCATCCTGTTCAGAAAAGCCGTTTTCCGAAGGCTCCAGCAGGTGCTCTGCAGCCTCTGCCAAGCCCCGCCCCGGGGGCCCGCAGCTGTTAAGGTCCATAATTTCCCCTTTCCCGACACAACCCAGGGATGA